One Edaphobacter lichenicola DNA window includes the following coding sequences:
- a CDS encoding glutamate synthase-related protein — MGFVASVEASSSHVILEQALTALGRLAHRGATAADGKSSDGVGVMTAVPRSLLVKAANLSIDHKQLLGVGMLLIPVAETRAEEIVERCLQSHDFEILCWRDVPVRTEYLGQTALETMPKIRQVLIVDAADAEPETMERRLYLARKQFERAHEQGDVTGYVCSMSSQTIVYKAMCTGVFLRDFYPDLASEDYVTPFAVFHQRYATNTLPTWHRAQPGRKLGHNGEINTVWGNRARMDARDSTLPVECKPVLTKDGTDSTSLDEAVELLSQNGRTLAEAVRMLLPPATEGHHESSFLRYHTDCAEPWDGPAALAFSDGRVVGAALDRNGLRPCRFAITSAGLVVAGSEAGLVDLDPEEVTHSGRLGPGQMLLVDLERHKIYEDEELLELFDVGATYAKLVEDTPLIAAEAPAVDSGALAAVQRGFGYTREDVKMILQPMALEGKDAVYSMGDDTPLAFLARSPRPIYAYFRQRFAQVTNPPIDSLRESCVVSLHTRLGPWPHMLDKNAPLPGVSLPSPFLTLGQVEALRKGEYPHKEELKLAELQAVFGAEKTLTQGIDDLCMQAIKLVREGARILLLSDRSASAERLPIPMAMATGAVHHALVDAGLRTLAGLAVEAGDCRDIHHAAVLIGYGAGAVCPWLALETGRSLAPAGTDAADAERKMMKSLDAGLAKVMSKMGISVVDSYRGAHLFDILGLHSSVVARCFYGTPAPLSGVGFAEVERQLRHTWTPGEAAASADLPDYGWVRFRKADVSEPHAWQPPTVKALQSVVGSARNVPQPTDPAGAFAIYTRDVIARDPAVLRDLLEIRPAGPELALNDVETPANLCKRFVASAMSLGSLSPEAHQTITAAMNMLGGRSNTGEGGEDSAVYRVHPESAERVDAGGGMSLAARSGGGAAVAEAAVEAPAVHVNLNNKIKQIASGRFGVTAEYLVHAEEIEIKVAQGAKPGEGGQLPGHKVSGLIARLRHAQPGVALISPPPHHDIYSIEDLAQLIYDLKRVNPKAAIGVKLVSGCGVGTVAAGVAKAYADYIVIAGNTGGTGAAALSSIKYAGNPWELGLAEAQQVLMQNGMRGRVRLRTDGGLATARDILIAALLGADEYAFGTAVLVVLGCDMARQCHLNTCPTGIATQKPELRAKFRGKPEHVVRFFEQLSGDLQHLLARYGLPSIEAAIGRSDLLEQVRFDGNLDLQPMLARVSDGSSRFMGVRNTQPVAGPPLDEAWVAPAMTATDAGEPFVVDSKIANSDRAVGSRLAGELALRRAQGELAANITFNLTGTAGQSFGAFTVDGMKLVLDGQANDFVGKGLSGGELVIRARGLAAKDSGKHVILGNVALYGATSGKLFAAGRAGERFAVRNSGAIAVVEGVGDHGCEYMTGGVVAILGRVGINFGAGMTGGLAWVLDADGSFVSGPRYHPEFIDAEPFNAIGVEAQESLRALIAEHVKESGSGLGQAMLADWPARAAGFIRLTPRPQA, encoded by the coding sequence GTGGGTTTTGTTGCCTCGGTGGAGGCTTCGTCTTCGCATGTAATCCTGGAGCAGGCGCTGACGGCGCTGGGACGGCTGGCGCATCGCGGTGCGACGGCGGCTGATGGGAAGAGCAGCGACGGGGTTGGCGTGATGACTGCGGTTCCGCGGTCGCTGCTGGTGAAGGCTGCGAATCTTTCAATTGACCACAAACAGTTGCTGGGTGTGGGGATGCTGCTGATTCCGGTGGCGGAGACGCGTGCGGAAGAGATTGTGGAGCGGTGCCTGCAGTCTCATGACTTTGAGATTCTTTGTTGGCGCGACGTTCCGGTGCGGACCGAGTACCTGGGGCAGACGGCGCTGGAGACGATGCCGAAGATTCGTCAGGTGCTGATCGTCGATGCGGCGGATGCCGAGCCGGAGACGATGGAGCGGCGGCTGTATCTTGCGCGGAAGCAGTTTGAGCGGGCGCATGAGCAGGGCGATGTGACGGGGTATGTGTGCTCGATGTCGTCGCAGACGATTGTTTACAAGGCGATGTGTACTGGGGTTTTTCTGCGGGATTTTTATCCTGATTTGGCTTCGGAGGATTACGTTACGCCGTTCGCGGTGTTTCATCAGCGGTACGCGACGAATACGCTGCCGACGTGGCATCGGGCGCAGCCGGGGCGGAAGCTGGGGCATAACGGCGAGATCAATACGGTGTGGGGAAACCGGGCGCGGATGGACGCTCGCGACTCGACGCTGCCGGTGGAGTGCAAGCCGGTGTTGACGAAGGATGGGACGGACTCTACGAGTCTTGATGAGGCGGTGGAGCTGCTGTCGCAGAATGGCAGGACGCTGGCTGAGGCGGTTCGTATGCTGCTGCCGCCGGCGACGGAGGGGCATCATGAGTCTTCCTTTTTGCGATACCACACGGATTGCGCGGAGCCGTGGGATGGTCCGGCTGCGCTGGCGTTCAGCGATGGACGCGTGGTGGGTGCGGCGCTGGATCGGAATGGACTGCGGCCTTGTCGATTTGCGATAACGAGCGCGGGGCTGGTGGTTGCTGGGTCGGAGGCGGGGTTGGTGGATCTCGATCCGGAGGAGGTGACACATAGCGGACGGCTGGGGCCAGGGCAGATGCTGCTGGTGGACCTGGAGCGGCACAAGATCTATGAGGATGAGGAGTTGCTAGAGCTGTTCGACGTGGGGGCGACTTACGCAAAGCTGGTGGAAGATACTCCGCTGATTGCGGCTGAGGCGCCGGCGGTGGATTCGGGTGCGCTGGCTGCGGTGCAGCGTGGATTTGGGTATACACGCGAAGACGTGAAGATGATTTTGCAGCCGATGGCGCTGGAGGGCAAGGACGCTGTGTATTCGATGGGGGATGATACGCCGCTGGCGTTTCTCGCCCGGTCGCCGCGTCCGATCTATGCGTATTTTCGACAGAGGTTTGCGCAGGTGACCAATCCGCCGATTGATTCGCTGCGCGAGTCCTGCGTGGTGTCGCTGCATACGCGGCTTGGGCCTTGGCCTCACATGCTGGATAAAAATGCGCCGCTGCCCGGAGTTTCTCTGCCTTCTCCATTTTTGACGCTGGGGCAGGTGGAGGCGCTGCGGAAGGGGGAGTATCCGCACAAGGAAGAGCTGAAGCTGGCGGAGTTGCAGGCGGTGTTTGGTGCGGAGAAGACGCTGACGCAGGGGATCGATGATCTGTGCATGCAGGCGATCAAGCTGGTGCGTGAGGGGGCTCGGATTCTTTTGCTCTCTGATCGCAGTGCGAGTGCGGAGAGACTGCCGATTCCGATGGCGATGGCTACGGGTGCCGTTCATCACGCGCTGGTGGATGCTGGGCTGCGTACGCTGGCTGGGCTTGCTGTTGAGGCGGGAGATTGCAGGGACATTCATCATGCAGCTGTGCTGATTGGTTATGGTGCTGGAGCGGTTTGTCCTTGGCTTGCGCTGGAGACGGGCAGGAGTCTTGCGCCTGCTGGTACTGATGCGGCGGATGCTGAGCGGAAGATGATGAAGTCGCTCGATGCAGGGCTCGCGAAGGTGATGTCGAAGATGGGGATCTCGGTGGTGGACAGCTACCGTGGGGCACATCTGTTCGACATTCTCGGCTTGCACTCGAGTGTGGTGGCGCGGTGCTTTTACGGGACGCCGGCTCCGTTGTCTGGTGTGGGATTTGCCGAGGTGGAGCGGCAGTTGCGGCATACGTGGACGCCGGGTGAGGCTGCGGCTTCGGCGGATCTGCCGGATTATGGGTGGGTGCGATTCCGGAAGGCGGATGTCTCGGAGCCTCATGCGTGGCAGCCGCCGACGGTGAAGGCGTTGCAGTCGGTGGTGGGGAGTGCGCGGAATGTGCCGCAGCCTACGGACCCTGCGGGTGCGTTCGCGATCTATACACGGGATGTGATTGCGCGGGATCCTGCGGTGTTGCGGGATCTGCTGGAGATTCGTCCGGCGGGGCCTGAGCTGGCGTTGAATGATGTGGAGACGCCTGCGAATTTGTGCAAGCGATTTGTGGCCAGCGCGATGTCGCTTGGTTCTTTGAGCCCGGAGGCTCACCAAACGATTACGGCTGCGATGAATATGCTGGGCGGCCGGTCGAATACTGGCGAAGGTGGCGAGGACTCGGCGGTTTATAGGGTGCATCCTGAGAGCGCGGAGAGGGTCGATGCGGGTGGAGGAATGAGCCTTGCGGCTCGGTCGGGCGGAGGCGCTGCGGTGGCCGAGGCTGCGGTGGAAGCGCCTGCGGTGCATGTGAACCTGAACAACAAGATCAAGCAGATTGCGTCGGGGCGGTTTGGCGTTACGGCGGAGTATCTCGTGCACGCTGAGGAGATTGAGATCAAGGTAGCGCAGGGAGCGAAGCCTGGCGAGGGTGGACAGCTGCCTGGGCACAAGGTGAGCGGGCTGATTGCGCGATTGCGTCATGCGCAGCCGGGGGTGGCGCTGATCTCGCCGCCGCCGCATCATGACATTTATTCGATTGAAGATCTGGCACAGCTGATCTACGACCTGAAGCGAGTGAACCCGAAGGCTGCAATTGGCGTGAAGCTGGTGTCGGGTTGTGGTGTGGGTACGGTTGCTGCCGGCGTCGCGAAGGCGTATGCGGACTACATCGTGATCGCTGGGAATACTGGCGGAACTGGTGCGGCGGCGCTTTCGAGCATCAAGTATGCGGGGAATCCGTGGGAGCTGGGGCTTGCAGAGGCGCAGCAGGTGCTGATGCAGAATGGCATGCGCGGACGCGTGAGGTTGCGAACCGACGGCGGGCTGGCTACGGCGCGGGATATTTTGATTGCGGCGCTGCTGGGCGCGGATGAGTATGCGTTTGGCACGGCGGTGCTGGTGGTGCTGGGCTGCGATATGGCGCGGCAATGTCATTTGAATACCTGTCCGACTGGGATTGCGACGCAGAAACCGGAGCTGAGGGCGAAGTTCCGTGGGAAGCCGGAGCATGTGGTTCGGTTCTTCGAGCAGCTTTCGGGGGATTTGCAGCATTTGCTGGCTCGTTATGGGCTGCCTTCGATTGAGGCGGCGATTGGGCGCTCGGACCTGTTGGAGCAGGTTCGGTTCGATGGGAATCTTGATCTGCAGCCGATGCTGGCGAGGGTGTCGGATGGGTCGAGCCGGTTTATGGGTGTGCGAAATACACAGCCGGTTGCGGGGCCACCGCTCGATGAAGCTTGGGTTGCGCCAGCTATGACTGCAACGGATGCTGGAGAGCCGTTTGTGGTGGACTCGAAGATCGCTAACTCTGATCGGGCTGTGGGTTCTCGATTGGCTGGCGAGTTGGCGCTGCGTCGAGCGCAGGGAGAGCTTGCGGCGAATATTACGTTCAATCTAACGGGAACGGCGGGACAGTCGTTCGGCGCGTTCACTGTGGATGGGATGAAGCTGGTGCTGGATGGACAGGCGAACGATTTTGTTGGGAAGGGTCTGTCGGGCGGTGAGCTTGTGATTCGGGCGCGTGGTCTGGCGGCGAAGGATAGCGGGAAGCATGTGATTCTTGGCAATGTCGCTCTCTATGGCGCGACGTCCGGAAAGTTGTTCGCGGCGGGGCGTGCCGGAGAGCGGTTTGCAGTTCGTAACTCCGGTGCGATTGCCGTCGTCGAGGGCGTTGGCGACCACGGGTGCGAGTATATGACCGGTGGTGTGGTGGCGATTCTTGGCCGGGTTGGGATCAACTTTGGCGCGGGGATGACGGGTGGCCTGGCATGGGTTCTTGATGCTGACGGCTCCTTCGTGTCGGGGCCGAGGTATCATCCGGAGTTCATTGACGCTGAGCCGTTTAATGCTATTGGAGTTGAAGCGCAGGAGAGTCTGCGGGCTTTGATTGCTGAGCATGTGAAGGAGTCGGGGAGTGGGCTGGGGCAGGCGATGCTGGCGGATTGGCCAGCGCGGGCTGCGGGGTTCATTCGGTTGACTCCGCGTCCTCAAGCTTAG
- a CDS encoding HAD family acid phosphatase — protein MRMRRLRRRGELSAVGAGVLRVVSVVALAGGVCLAQIVPPVCAVPAGKQAASLRPQVGPRPTVEAAVATAETAAADPTMVVAAEPMENFGVARYRLSDYADCVGTGGCYWADLDAQAKRAEAELKRLIATEKAGEKLALVLDIDETSLTNYCEMKREDYGFISVPFNEWAVSAEADMAIPGTLRLFNEARGAGLEVFFITGRPGEQKAATARNLEAAGYRGWKGLALREGPEKTMATVAYKSEERRKIVDAGYRIVMSVGDQWSDLNGEPRAEISVKLPNPFYYLP, from the coding sequence ATGCGGATGAGGCGACTGCGTCGAAGGGGTGAGTTGAGTGCTGTAGGAGCTGGCGTGTTGCGCGTGGTGAGTGTGGTGGCGCTGGCTGGTGGAGTTTGTCTGGCGCAGATTGTGCCGCCGGTTTGTGCGGTTCCGGCGGGGAAGCAGGCGGCTAGTCTGCGGCCTCAGGTGGGGCCGAGACCTACGGTGGAAGCCGCGGTGGCTACGGCGGAGACGGCGGCTGCTGATCCAACGATGGTGGTGGCGGCCGAGCCGATGGAGAACTTCGGTGTGGCGCGGTATCGGCTGTCAGACTATGCCGATTGCGTGGGGACGGGTGGGTGTTACTGGGCGGACCTGGATGCGCAAGCCAAGCGGGCGGAGGCTGAGTTGAAGAGGCTGATCGCTACGGAGAAGGCTGGCGAGAAGCTGGCTCTGGTGCTGGATATCGATGAGACTTCGCTGACGAACTACTGCGAGATGAAGCGGGAGGACTACGGATTTATCTCGGTGCCGTTCAATGAGTGGGCGGTCTCCGCAGAGGCGGATATGGCGATACCGGGGACGCTTCGGCTGTTCAACGAAGCTCGTGGTGCGGGGCTGGAGGTCTTCTTCATTACGGGGCGGCCGGGGGAGCAGAAGGCTGCGACGGCGAGGAACCTGGAGGCTGCGGGGTATCGTGGATGGAAGGGGCTTGCGCTGCGAGAGGGGCCTGAGAAGACGATGGCTACGGTCGCCTACAAGAGCGAGGAGCGGAGGAAGATTGTGGATGCGGGATATCGGATTGTGATGAGCGTGGGGGATCAGTGGAGTGACCTGAATGGGGAGCCCAGAGCGGAAATCAGCGTAAAACTGCCGAATCCCTTTTACTATTTGCCTTAG
- a CDS encoding TetR/AcrR family transcriptional regulator, with protein MRPGLKRLAKKTRPDSIKADVPATGPGSEKYQRILDAAVEVIAEHGYFSSPVSAIAKRAGVADGTIYLYFKSKDDVLRTAIDSTFDKFHRQVEEEFKTLHGPREQLEYIAQVHLESHAVNRSMAVLMQTEVRQSARFIAEFSHHHLVKYIQVVREVVRRGQQEGIFRRDVSDGVVAHCMFGAIDELLSSAVFTGRVYDSKATAAQVMDVLLSGIQAR; from the coding sequence TTGAGGCCTGGACTGAAACGATTAGCGAAGAAGACGAGGCCTGATTCGATCAAGGCAGATGTGCCGGCAACGGGACCCGGAAGCGAAAAATATCAGCGCATTCTGGATGCGGCGGTGGAGGTGATCGCCGAGCATGGCTATTTCAGCTCGCCGGTGAGTGCGATTGCGAAGCGCGCCGGGGTGGCGGATGGGACGATCTATCTCTACTTCAAGAGTAAGGATGACGTGCTGCGGACGGCGATCGACTCGACCTTCGATAAGTTTCATCGGCAGGTGGAGGAGGAGTTCAAGACGCTGCATGGGCCTCGCGAGCAGTTGGAATATATCGCGCAGGTTCATCTGGAGAGCCATGCGGTGAATCGCAGTATGGCGGTGCTGATGCAGACCGAGGTGCGGCAGAGTGCGAGGTTCATCGCGGAGTTCTCGCATCATCATCTGGTGAAGTACATCCAGGTGGTGCGCGAGGTGGTGCGGAGGGGGCAGCAGGAGGGGATCTTTCGGCGCGATGTTTCGGATGGCGTGGTGGCTCACTGCATGTTCGGTGCGATTGATGAGCTGTTGAGTTCCGCTGTGTTTACGGGGCGGGTCTATGATTCGAAGGCGACGGCTGCGCAGGTGATGGATGTGCTGTTGAGCGGGATTCAGGCGAGATGA
- a CDS encoding arginine repressor, with the protein MKQQRHAVIRELLVKTAVTSQDELRRKLAGRGFHVTQATLSRDIHELRLNKGPNGYSLPNGNDSDDDALPGIREVLESFGLEVRQALNLLVLVTTTGSAQPIAAGIDYEDWPEVIGTIAGDDTVLIICPDEKQANLLKTRIEDYLG; encoded by the coding sequence ATGAAGCAACAGCGTCACGCCGTAATTCGAGAACTGCTGGTAAAGACCGCAGTCACCAGCCAGGACGAGCTACGTCGAAAACTAGCCGGACGCGGATTTCATGTCACTCAAGCAACATTATCGCGCGATATCCATGAACTGAGATTAAATAAAGGACCAAACGGCTACTCGCTCCCCAACGGCAACGACTCCGACGACGACGCGCTCCCCGGAATCCGCGAGGTTCTCGAAAGCTTCGGCCTCGAAGTCCGCCAGGCCCTCAACCTCCTCGTCCTCGTCACCACCACCGGAAGCGCTCAACCCATCGCCGCCGGCATCGACTACGAAGACTGGCCCGAGGTCATAGGCACCATCGCCGGCGACGACACCGTCCTCATCATCTGCCCGGACGAGAAACAAGCAAACCTGTTGAAGACACGAATCGAAGACTACCTTGGCTAA
- a CDS encoding helix-turn-helix domain-containing protein, with amino-acid sequence MAVSVQATVREVMDIRQASEYLGISGDTLYRYASEGFIPAFKLGNRWRFKKTLMDAWMDEKSGVKPPTPIAVMPKQKKPVARAR; translated from the coding sequence ATGGCTGTGTCGGTACAGGCAACGGTGCGTGAGGTGATGGACATCCGGCAGGCGTCGGAGTATCTGGGGATCAGCGGGGACACGCTGTACCGGTATGCTTCGGAGGGGTTTATTCCGGCGTTCAAGCTGGGAAATCGGTGGAGATTCAAGAAGACGCTCATGGATGCGTGGATGGATGAGAAGTCGGGCGTGAAGCCGCCTACGCCGATTGCTGTGATGCCAAAACAAAAGAAGCCGGTTGCGAGGGCGCGGTAG
- a CDS encoding AMP-dependent synthetase/ligase, producing the protein MFDFVTLNDVLEKATGWGSRAVMMGQGADGAWKPITSDELYGRVRALVEVLRGWGVGKGDRVAILSENRWEWPVTDFATLAIGAVDVPLYPTLTPEQIGYMLRDSGAKVAVLSSREQYDKLAAAGDLPELERVVVMDAGEFANAESFGALMEQATAKQQKDAGFDGMLKTVKPEDLATIIYTSGTTGEPKGVMLTHGNMTSNVNFSTGKMGFSEKDSCISFLPLSHVTARHTDYALLCHGVKLAYCPKFDQLAPAMQAVKPTVFLAVPRVYEKIRQAVEGKSAASPAKLKILRWALGVGKKHRAEILVGKTPRSLSWKMANKLVFSKIREAFGGRAEVFISGGAPLGMDSAGWFADVGIRIFEGYGLTETSPVIAVNYPEAHRIGTVGQALKNVECRFAADGELEVRGPSVFVGYWKKEKETAEAFTADGWFKTGDIGNIDKDGYLSITDRKKELLKTSGGKLIAPQPIENKLKANVLVAHAALVGDRHKFACVLISPNFAALEGWAKGQGIAAGDHAALVKDAKVVKAYQEIVDKVNMGLANFESMKRMSLVAEEWSVEDGTLTPSMKLKRRVVEQKYAKEIGDFYADEATASKG; encoded by the coding sequence ATGTTCGATTTTGTGACGTTGAATGATGTGCTGGAGAAGGCTACTGGTTGGGGCAGTCGGGCGGTGATGATGGGGCAGGGCGCAGATGGGGCGTGGAAGCCGATTACTTCGGACGAGCTTTATGGGCGGGTACGGGCGCTGGTGGAGGTGCTTCGCGGCTGGGGCGTGGGGAAGGGCGATCGCGTGGCGATTCTCTCGGAGAATCGGTGGGAGTGGCCGGTGACGGACTTTGCGACGCTGGCGATTGGAGCGGTGGATGTGCCGCTTTATCCGACGCTGACGCCGGAGCAGATTGGGTATATGTTGCGGGACTCGGGAGCGAAGGTGGCGGTGCTGTCGTCGCGGGAGCAATACGACAAGCTTGCGGCGGCGGGGGATCTGCCGGAGCTGGAGCGTGTGGTGGTGATGGATGCGGGAGAGTTTGCGAATGCGGAGAGCTTTGGCGCGCTGATGGAGCAAGCGACGGCGAAGCAGCAGAAGGATGCTGGCTTCGATGGAATGTTGAAGACGGTGAAGCCAGAGGATCTGGCGACGATTATCTACACATCGGGCACAACGGGAGAGCCGAAGGGCGTGATGCTGACGCATGGAAACATGACGAGCAATGTGAACTTCTCGACGGGCAAGATGGGATTTTCGGAGAAGGATAGCTGCATCTCGTTTCTGCCGCTGTCGCATGTGACGGCTCGGCATACGGACTATGCGCTGCTGTGTCATGGGGTGAAGCTGGCCTACTGTCCGAAGTTCGACCAACTGGCGCCGGCGATGCAGGCGGTGAAGCCTACGGTGTTTCTTGCGGTGCCGCGGGTGTATGAAAAGATTCGACAGGCAGTGGAGGGGAAGTCGGCTGCGTCGCCGGCGAAGTTGAAGATACTGCGCTGGGCGCTGGGAGTGGGGAAGAAGCATCGGGCGGAGATATTGGTTGGGAAGACGCCTCGTTCGCTGAGCTGGAAGATGGCGAACAAGCTGGTGTTCTCGAAGATTCGCGAGGCGTTTGGCGGGCGGGCGGAGGTGTTTATCTCGGGCGGTGCGCCGCTGGGGATGGATTCTGCCGGGTGGTTCGCGGATGTGGGGATACGGATCTTTGAAGGGTATGGGTTGACGGAGACCTCGCCTGTGATTGCGGTGAACTATCCGGAGGCTCATCGGATTGGGACGGTTGGGCAAGCTTTGAAGAATGTGGAGTGCCGATTTGCGGCGGATGGCGAGCTGGAGGTGAGGGGGCCTTCGGTGTTTGTGGGGTATTGGAAGAAGGAGAAAGAGACTGCCGAGGCGTTTACTGCCGATGGGTGGTTCAAGACTGGCGATATCGGGAATATCGATAAGGATGGGTACCTGTCGATTACGGACAGGAAGAAGGAGCTGCTGAAGACTAGTGGTGGAAAGCTGATTGCTCCGCAGCCGATTGAGAATAAGCTGAAGGCGAATGTGCTGGTGGCGCATGCTGCTCTGGTGGGGGATAGGCACAAGTTTGCGTGCGTGCTGATTTCGCCGAACTTTGCGGCGCTTGAGGGATGGGCGAAGGGGCAGGGGATCGCCGCTGGTGACCATGCGGCTCTGGTGAAGGACGCGAAGGTGGTGAAGGCTTACCAGGAGATCGTGGATAAGGTGAACATGGGGCTGGCGAACTTTGAGAGTATGAAGCGGATGAGCTTGGTTGCAGAGGAGTGGAGCGTGGAGGATGGAACGTTGACGCCCAGCATGAAGCTGAAGCGGCGGGTGGTGGAGCAGAAGTACGCGAAGGAGATTGGAGATTTCTATGCGGATGAGGCGACTGCGTCGAAGGGGTGA
- a CDS encoding 6-phosphofructokinase, producing the protein MRIGMLTGGGDCPGLNAVIRAAVRKGILHHGDEFVGFMEGWRGVLDDVTMPLTLETTSGILHRGGTILRSSRTNVKKIPGGFEKCVEVLGKHKLDALIALGGDDTQSISLALSEKGVKCVGVPKTIDNDLNGTDACFGFDTAVGIATEAVDRLHSTAEAHNRVMVCEVMGRDAGWIAITAGIAGGADVILVPEVPIDIEEVCRLVKYRREHGKKFSIVVAAEGAQFPETGQATHGTAVDSFGHARLSGIGQALAEEIEKRTGYETRSVNLGHTQRGGTPSAYDRMLATRYGVAAIDLVHAGKFGRLVVLMGTAITDIPLADAIAKTRTVGEDLLAVMKGLQPLASS; encoded by the coding sequence ATGCGGATTGGGATGTTGACTGGCGGCGGGGATTGTCCTGGGCTGAATGCTGTGATTCGGGCGGCGGTGCGTAAGGGGATCCTGCACCATGGGGATGAGTTTGTCGGGTTTATGGAGGGCTGGCGCGGGGTGCTGGATGATGTGACGATGCCGCTTACGCTCGAGACGACGTCGGGGATTCTGCATCGGGGTGGGACGATTCTGCGGTCTTCACGGACAAATGTGAAGAAGATTCCGGGTGGGTTTGAGAAGTGCGTTGAGGTGCTGGGGAAGCACAAGCTCGATGCCCTGATTGCGCTGGGCGGGGACGATACGCAGTCGATCAGTCTGGCTCTGAGCGAGAAGGGCGTGAAGTGCGTTGGCGTGCCGAAGACGATCGATAACGATTTGAATGGGACTGATGCCTGCTTTGGGTTCGATACGGCTGTGGGGATTGCTACGGAGGCGGTGGACCGGCTGCACTCGACTGCGGAGGCGCATAACCGCGTGATGGTGTGCGAGGTGATGGGGCGCGATGCGGGGTGGATCGCGATTACGGCAGGCATTGCCGGCGGCGCGGATGTGATTCTTGTGCCCGAGGTGCCGATCGACATTGAAGAGGTCTGCCGGTTGGTGAAGTATCGCCGCGAGCATGGGAAGAAGTTTTCGATTGTGGTGGCGGCCGAGGGGGCGCAGTTTCCGGAGACGGGGCAGGCGACTCATGGGACGGCTGTCGATTCGTTTGGCCATGCGCGGCTCAGCGGGATTGGACAGGCGCTGGCGGAGGAGATTGAGAAGAGGACCGGGTATGAGACACGCAGCGTGAACCTGGGGCATACACAGCGGGGTGGGACGCCTTCGGCCTATGACCGGATGCTGGCGACGCGGTATGGCGTGGCGGCGATCGACCTAGTTCATGCGGGCAAGTTCGGCCGTCTGGTGGTACTGATGGGGACTGCGATCACAGATATTCCACTGGCGGACGCGATTGCCAAGACGAGGACGGTGGGGGAGGACTTACTGGCGGTGATGAAGGGGTTACAGCCGTTAGCTTCCAGTTAA
- a CDS encoding MBL fold metallo-hydrolase, with protein sequence MGTLVSGDTTMLRRASKVGRRFVNPVPTVIGGLSTIFKVLPHYLFNKAETVPAKALGPFTTDVSVYAAAPASGLRVTWMGHSSLLMEIDGLRVLIDPMWDERASPTRWMGPKRFFAAPMRLEELPAVDVVLVSHDHFDHLGEATIRGLARLDSMREAKWVTSLGVGELLQGFGVDAGRVTELDWTQSISVGGVEIIAVPSRHFSGRSLFNRFETLWSAFVFRGPKHNVYFGADSGWWDGFAEIGAVYGPFDLTMLEIGAFDALWDGIHLGPDGAARAFEALGGKGLMMPIHWGLFDLALHAWRQPITRLLELAEERGIRLWAPEPGRATEVVGGVEVRSDWWKVK encoded by the coding sequence TTGGGGACTTTAGTATCCGGTGATACGACGATGCTGCGGCGAGCGAGTAAGGTGGGGCGGAGGTTTGTGAATCCCGTGCCTACCGTGATTGGTGGGTTGAGCACGATCTTCAAGGTGCTGCCGCACTATTTGTTCAATAAGGCGGAGACGGTGCCGGCGAAGGCACTGGGGCCGTTCACGACCGATGTCTCCGTGTATGCTGCCGCGCCGGCCAGCGGTCTGCGGGTGACCTGGATGGGGCACTCGTCTTTGTTGATGGAGATTGATGGGTTGCGAGTGCTGATCGATCCGATGTGGGATGAACGCGCCTCTCCGACGCGATGGATGGGGCCGAAGAGATTTTTTGCTGCTCCGATGCGGCTGGAGGAGTTGCCCGCTGTGGATGTGGTGTTGGTGTCGCACGACCACTTCGACCATTTGGGCGAGGCTACGATTCGTGGATTGGCGCGGCTCGATTCGATGCGTGAGGCGAAGTGGGTGACTTCGTTGGGAGTGGGGGAGCTACTGCAGGGGTTTGGCGTCGATGCCGGGAGGGTCACGGAGCTGGATTGGACGCAGAGTATCTCAGTGGGTGGGGTGGAGATCATTGCGGTTCCGTCGCGGCACTTCTCCGGAAGGAGTCTGTTTAATCGATTCGAGACGCTCTGGTCTGCGTTTGTGTTCCGGGGGCCGAAGCATAATGTCTACTTTGGCGCGGACTCGGGATGGTGGGACGGGTTTGCAGAGATTGGCGCTGTGTATGGGCCGTTCGATCTTACGATGCTGGAGATTGGAGCGTTCGATGCGTTGTGGGACGGGATTCATCTTGGGCCGGATGGTGCGGCGCGTGCGTTTGAGGCGCTGGGCGGCAAGGGTCTGATGATGCCGATTCACTGGGGGCTCTTCGATCTGGCGCTACATGCCTGGCGGCAGCCGATCACGCGACTGCTGGAGTTGGCGGAGGAGCGCGGGATTCGGTTGTGGGCTCCTGAGCCGGGACGAGCGACCGAGGTTGTGGGTGGGGTCGAGGTGCGGTCGGATTGGTGGAAGGTCAAGTAG